ATACTGACCTGCACTATATTCAGGCCCTGCAAGGACAAAGTGCCAAAAAAACCACCATGATCGCTCTATTGAGCTTGTTGAAGCATACACGCATGTTCGCACCAAAGCCACTGGCAAGACGCTAAGTGAGCGACGTAACTTGTTTACATGGCCATTACTCAACCACCCACCGACCCGAACGCTGTTTGGCATAAAGAGATCGCTCTGGAACCTGCGGAACACCAGGGCCAGGAGGTCATCCTCCTCCGCTTTCCGTTCAATGCGGAGCTGATCGTCCAAGTGAAACAACTTTCGGGAGCCCGCTGGTCAAGCAGCCTTAAAGCGTGGCATGTGCCGGACAACCGGACCTACCGCGAGCGTTTTGGCCTACCTCAAAAAGCAACCGTAAAGGAAGCTCTTTTGCACCTTACACCAGAAAATGCCGCAGCCATGCAGCGCTTTCTGGACACCATTCGGCTAAAGGGCTACAGCCCGAATACTGAGCGAACCTACCGGAACGAATTCGCACAGCTTCTCCAAGCACTGGGTCCCACACCTGTTGATACCCTCACATCGGAACGCCTTCGCAGTTACATGCTGCATTGCACCCAGGTCCTCAAATTGAGCGAAGCAACCTTGCACAGCCGGCTCAATGCGATCAAGTTCTACGTGGAAAAGGTACTGCATCTGGAAAAATTCTTCGTTGATATCCCGCGGCCCAAGAAACCGCGTACATTGCCCAAGCACCTTAGTCAGCAGGACGTGAAACGCCTCCTTGAACAGACCACGAACCTGAAGCATAACACAATGCTTCGCCTTTGCTATGGCATGGGTCTGCGTGTAAGCGAACTCGTAGCGTTAAAGGTGCAGCATATCGATAGCGGAAACATGCAGGTACACATTTGCCGTGCTAAGGGCAAGAAGGACCGATATGTCACATTGCCTACCAGCATTCTGGAACAACTGCGCACCTACTTTAAGACCTATCGGCCGAAAGAATACTTGTTCGAGGGCCAATATGGCGGT
This genomic stretch from Flavobacteriales bacterium harbors:
- a CDS encoding tyrosine-type recombinase/integrase; this translates as MAITQPPTDPNAVWHKEIALEPAEHQGQEVILLRFPFNAELIVQVKQLSGARWSSSLKAWHVPDNRTYRERFGLPQKATVKEALLHLTPENAAAMQRFLDTIRLKGYSPNTERTYRNEFAQLLQALGPTPVDTLTSERLRSYMLHCTQVLKLSEATLHSRLNAIKFYVEKVLHLEKFFVDIPRPKKPRTLPKHLSQQDVKRLLEQTTNLKHNTMLRLCYGMGLRVSELVALKVQHIDSGNMQVHICRAKGKKDRYVTLPTSILEQLRTYFKTYRPKEYLFEGQYGGAYTTRSAQAVFKQAMHRAGINKSIGIHGLRHSYATHLLEAGTDIGFIQKLLGHEDIKTTLLYAQVTNRHLKQIKSPLDSL